One Thiocapsa sp. genomic window, TCCAGCCATTCGTTCAGCCGGTTCACCACCTCGCCCTTGCCTGCCGCCTCGACGCCCGAGATGAGCACGATGACCGGGATATCGGAGTCCTTCAGGTCGCGTTGCGCCGAGAGCAGCTCGGTGCGCAGCGCCTCCTGCTGCTCTTTAAAGTCGTCCTTGCTTACCGAGCGCCCCACTTTTGTCGATTCGAACATGCGTCATATCCTCATGATGCTGGATCCACTTCCGCGAAACGGCCGACTTCGGGGCTATGGTCTTCGCATGAGGCCGATCGAGCAAGCGTTCTAAAGCGCGTCCGGCAGGGTCAATACACCATACGCGTCGGCGCCGGCGTGTGCTGCTCGACAGACGGCGTGGGGGACGCGCTTTAGATATAGAAAATACAATGGGTTACTTGCGGTCACGAAATCGTCAGATTTTCCGGTTAAATTCGGGGAGCGCCAGCGCCGCCCCGACCCGATCGAACCCTGACGGAGAAGTCACCATGTCGAATTTCAACCTGTTGTTGGACAAGAAACGCGATGCCTTGAAGGCCGACCTCCTTGCCCTCGGCGAACAGGTCCGAGAGGCCCTGCAGCGCTCGCTCGACGCCCTGCGTCGACATGACCTGGATCTGGCACGCGCGATCGTTTCCGGGGACGACGAGATCAATCACGAGCGCCGTGTACTGGAGCAGCAGGCGCTCGTCGTGTTGGCGGCCTACCGGCCGGCCGGCTCGGATCTTCGCTTGATCGGCGCGTCCTTGGAGATGATCTCGGAGATGGAGCGGATCGCCGATTATGCCGCCGACATCGCGCGCATCTTGATGCGCTGCGAGGCTCGCTCGCTTCCCGCGGGCCCGGTGGCGCGGTGCGTGGACCTCGGCGACGCGGCGACCGCGATGTTCGTCGCGGCGATGCGCGCCTATGCCCGGGACGCCGACGAGGCGATGGCGCGCGCCGCTGCCGGGCGCGACAACGAGGTCGACAGTGCGGAGCGGGTCCTGATCGAAGAGATCCTCGCCTGGATTCGAACCAACCCGGAGGGCGCGCGAGTCGGCGTGTCGCTCCTGTCGATTGCCCACAACTACGAGCGGGTCGCGGATCGGGCAACCAATCTCGCCGAGCGTGTCGTCTACATCGCGACCGGCCACACACCGGATCTCGATTGATCTGCGATCGGGAGGCATCGACGTATCCCAAGCGCTCGTTCGGATGGTAGAGTTCGCTCGGTATAACGGATGGAGCAATCGGCCCGAGCCTCACCCATGATCGACTGGACCTTTACCCCCGCCTCCCTTTGGACCCTGGTCGGTGTCCTGCTGATCCTGTCCGAGCTCGCGCTGCCCGGCGTGATTGCCGTGTTCTTCGGTGTCGCCGCGCTGCTGGTCGGACTGCTGCTGTTTCTTGATGTCCCGATCGCTCCGCCCGCCCAGATCCTACTGTTCGGTGTGTTGGGTGCCGGGCTTTTGTTGCTCGCGCGTCATCGCCTCAAGCCCTGGTTCCGGGGGCAGGTGGAGACCGGCGGGAGCGGCAGCGAGGTGCTGCCCGACGGCACGCGCGCACGGGCGCAGACCGATTTCGCGCGGGGCGCGGGTGTCGTGACCCTCAACGGTGTTCGCTGGAATGCCGAGTCGGTGGATCCTATCCGTGCGGGCGACCCGGTCTGGCTCACCGGCCGGCGAGGACTTGTCCTGCAGGTCAGCGCAACGCCTCCGAGCACGAGCGAATCTTAAGCCCAGGCAGGAGGCGTGTCGTTACGGAGAGAGCGATCGTCCTGTCTCGTCGAACCCGCGTCAACCGACGGCTCGCAGTATCCGCGAGCGCGGATTCCGGCAGGGGGTTAGGCGATTTTACGAGAATAGGCATCCCTTACGCATAAACCGCGCCGGCTCCAGCGGTTCTGAAATCCGCCGGGGCCGATCCCATCCAAAAACATCGCATACCGCACTGGGCGCGGTTTAGGGGAGAAACAGCACGATGGACGACCTGTACTTCAGCATCAGCACCCTGATCTCGCTCGTCGCGGTGGCGGTGATCGTGATCGCGTTGGCCAAGACGGCGCAGATCGTCCCCCAGCGCTCGGCCTACATCATCGAGCGATTGGGGCGCTATTCGCGCACCCTGGATGCCGGATTCCACATCCTGATCCCCTTCGTGGACCGGGTTGCCTACCGCCATACCCTGAAGGAGGAGGCGCTCGATGTCCCCAAGCAGCAGTGCATCACCAAGGACAACATCGCCGTGAGCGTGGACGGGGTCCTCTACCTTCAGGTGATCGACCCCCAGTCGGCGAGCTACGGCATCACGGACTATCGATTCGCATCCATGAGCCTGGCGCAGACGACGCTGCGCTCCATCATCGGTCAGATCGAGCTGGACCGGACCTTCGAGGAGCGCAGCCGGTTGAACGTAGAGGTCGTCAGCGCACTGGACGAGGCCGCGCAGCCCTGGGGCGTGAAGGTCATGCGCTACGAGATCGCGGACATCGTGATGCCCGGCACCATCACCGACGCACTCGAGCAGCAGATGCGTGCCGAGCGCGAACGCCGGGCGGTGGTGGCCCGCTCGGAGGGCGAGCGTCAAGAGAAGATCAATATCTCAGAGGGTCAGAAGATCCAGGTCATCAATCTCTCCGAAGGCGAGAAGGAGAAGCAGATCAACGAGGCCGAGGGCAAGGCGCGCGAGATTCAGATGCTCGCCGAGGCGACCGCGATCGGGATCGAACGGATCGCCGCAGCCATCGAGAAGCCGGGCGGGAAGGATGCCGTGAGTCTGCGCATCGCCGAGCAGTATGTGCGCGAGTTCGGACGCATCGCCCAGTCCGGGACCACCCTGATCTTGCCTGCGGAGCTGAGTAATATCGGTGCGGCAGTGGCGGGATTGGCCAAGACACTCCAAACGGTGGATACGGCCGAGGCGCGTCGGCTCTGAAGCCTGAGAGTGATGGCGGCAAGGGTCGGTGGCCGGCGTGACCCGAGCCATCCCGGGCGTCGGCCCCCGAAAAGGCGCACCTGCGCCTCTTGACTCCGGCTTCCGGTCGATTCCGGGAAACTCGGTCAATAGGCGTTTTCGGTGTTGAAGAGGGCGAAAGGCGTCCTGAACATGATGTAAAGGTCGAGCAGGATCGACCAATTCTCGATGTAGTAGATGTCGTACTCGACCCGCTTGTGAATCTTTTCGGGCGTGTCGACCTCGCCCCGCCAGCCGTTGACCTGCGCCCATCCGGTGATTCCCGGTTTCACCTTGTGGCGGGCGAAATAGCCGTCGACGACCTGCTCCCAA contains:
- the phoU gene encoding phosphate signaling complex protein PhoU, with the protein product MSNFNLLLDKKRDALKADLLALGEQVREALQRSLDALRRHDLDLARAIVSGDDEINHERRVLEQQALVVLAAYRPAGSDLRLIGASLEMISEMERIADYAADIARILMRCEARSLPAGPVARCVDLGDAATAMFVAAMRAYARDADEAMARAAAGRDNEVDSAERVLIEEILAWIRTNPEGARVGVSLLSIAHNYERVADRATNLAERVVYIATGHTPDLD
- a CDS encoding NfeD family protein, with amino-acid sequence MIDWTFTPASLWTLVGVLLILSELALPGVIAVFFGVAALLVGLLLFLDVPIAPPAQILLFGVLGAGLLLLARHRLKPWFRGQVETGGSGSEVLPDGTRARAQTDFARGAGVVTLNGVRWNAESVDPIRAGDPVWLTGRRGLVLQVSATPPSTSES
- a CDS encoding stomatin-like protein, whose protein sequence is MDDLYFSISTLISLVAVAVIVIALAKTAQIVPQRSAYIIERLGRYSRTLDAGFHILIPFVDRVAYRHTLKEEALDVPKQQCITKDNIAVSVDGVLYLQVIDPQSASYGITDYRFASMSLAQTTLRSIIGQIELDRTFEERSRLNVEVVSALDEAAQPWGVKVMRYEIADIVMPGTITDALEQQMRAERERRAVVARSEGERQEKINISEGQKIQVINLSEGEKEKQINEAEGKAREIQMLAEATAIGIERIAAAIEKPGGKDAVSLRIAEQYVREFGRIAQSGTTLILPAELSNIGAAVAGLAKTLQTVDTAEARRL